One genomic window of Elaeis guineensis isolate ETL-2024a chromosome 2, EG11, whole genome shotgun sequence includes the following:
- the LOC105055537 gene encoding perakine reductase: MEEQGKTQMIPRVKLGTQGLEVSKLGYGCMGLTGIYNSPVSDEVGISIIKEAFNRGITFFDTSNVYGPHTNEILVGKALKELPREKIQLATKFGIVRLEQTRQVINGRPEYVRACCEESLKRLGVEYIDLYYQHRIDTTVPIEETIGELKKLVEEGKVKYIGLSEASPDTIRRAHAVHPITAVQMEWSLWTREIEDEIVPLCRELGIGIVPYSPLGRGFFGGRGVTESVPANSLLASHPRFAGENLEKNKTLYVKLENLTKKHHCTPSQLALAWILHQGDDVVPIPGTTKVKNLHDNIGSLKVKLTKEDLTEISNAVREEEVAGSRTYSNFEQTSWRNANTPPKDTNSRA; the protein is encoded by the exons ATGGAAGAGCAGGGCAAAACCCAGATGATCCCCAGAGTGAAGTTGGGAACCCAGGGATTAGAG GTATCCAAATTAGGATATGGATGCATGGGTCTTACTGGGATATACAATTCTCCGGTCTCCGACGAAGTGGGGATATCCATCATCAAGGAGGCCTTCAACAGGGGAATCACTTTCTTTGACACTTCTAACGTATATGGACCCCATACCAATGAGATCCTGGTTGGGAAG GCATTGAAGGAGTTGCCCCGGGAAAAGATCCAATTGGCCACAAAATTTGGGATTGTGAGGTTAGAGCAAACTCGTCAGGTAATAAATGGCAGGCCGGAATATGTGCGGGCTTGCTGCGAAGAAAGTCTCAAGCGCCTCGGTGTGGAGTACATTGATCTCTACTATCAGCACCGGATAGATACGACTGTGCCTATAGAGGAAACT ATAGGGGAGCTTAAGAAGTTGGTGGAAGAGGGAAAAGTGAAGTACATTGGACTGTCGGAGGCCAGCCCCGACACAATTCGCCGTGCCCATGCGGTGCATCCCATCACTGCAGTGCAGATGGAATGGTCCCTATGGACTCGCGAAATCGAGGACGAGATAGTCCCACTTTGCAG AGAACTTGGCATTGGAATAGTTCCATATAGCCCTCTTGGTCGTGGTTTTTTCGGTGGCAGAGGAGTTACAGAAAGTGTGCCTGCAAATTCTTTGTTG GCTTCTCATCCAAGGTTTGCTGGAGAGAACTTAGAGAAGAACAAGACGCTCTATGTGAAACTAGAGAACTTGACAAAGAAGCATCACTGTACTCCTTCTCAACTAGCTCTAGCTTGGATTCTTCATCAAGGGGATGATGTTGTCCCCATCCCTG GGACAACCAAGGTCAAGAACCTACATGACAATATCGGTTCTTTGAAAGTAAAGCTCACAAAAGAGGACCTGACAGAAATATCAAATGCGGTACGTGAAGAAGAGGTGGCAGGTTCAAGAACCTACAGTAATTTTGAACAGACTAGTTGGAGGAATGCGAATACTCCTCCAAAAGATACCAATTCAAGGGCATAA